In Vitis riparia cultivar Riparia Gloire de Montpellier isolate 1030 chromosome 19, EGFV_Vit.rip_1.0, whole genome shotgun sequence, the following proteins share a genomic window:
- the LOC117909497 gene encoding scarecrow-like protein 18 → MLGSFSSSHEEEEDPSDLQYQIPQPSRAFSPPAIQMRQLLISCAELVSQSDFSAARRLLSILSSNSSPFGDSTERLVHQFSTALSLRLSRYATPATSSGAMSASANTAAADSEAFHSTYLSLNQITPFIRFSQLTANQAILEAIEGQRAIHILDFDILHGVQWPPLMQAIAERCGNLHPPPMIRITGTGEDLGILQRTGDRLLKFAQSLGLKFQFHPLLLRNDPTSVPLYLPSALQLLPDETLAVNCVLYLHRLLKDDSRDLRLFLHKIKAMEPKVVTIAEREANHNHPLFLQRFVEALDHYTAVFDSLEATLPPTSRERLAVERIWFGREIVDIVSAEGDNRRERHERFESWEVMLRSSGFSNVPLSPFALSQAKLLLRLHYPSEGYRLQIINDSFFLGWQNQALFSVSSWH, encoded by the coding sequence ATGCTGGGTTCATTCAGTTCTTcccatgaagaagaagaggaccCATCGGATCTGCAGTATCAGATTCCACAGCCATCACGTGCGTTCTCCCCTCCAGCAATCCAAATGCGGCAATTACTTATAAGTTGCGCCGAGCTTGTCTCCCAATCTGACTTCTCCGCCGCTCGCCGCCTCCTCTCCATCCTCTCCTCCAACTCCTCTCCTTTTGGTGACTCAACGGAGCGCTTGGTCCACCAATTTTCCACTGCCCTCTCCCTCCGCCTCAGTCGCTATGCCACACCAGCTACTAGTAGTGGAGCCATGTCTGCTAGTGCTAATACTGCTGCTGCAGATTCTGAGGCGTTTCATTCCACGTATCTCTCCCTGAACCAAATAACCCCATTCATCAGGTTCAGTCAGCTCACTGCCAATCAAGCTATTCTGGAAGCCATTGAAGGGCAAAGGGCGATCCACATCCTGGACTTTGACATCCTGCACGGGGTGCAATGGCCCCCTCTGATGCAGGCCATAGCTGAGCGATGTGGCAACCTTCACCCTCCTCCCATGATCCGAATCACTGGAACTGGCGAAGATTTGGGTATACTCCAGAGAACTGGCGACCGCCTTCTGAAATTTGCGCAGTCCCTTGGTCTCAAATTCCAATTCCACCCACTTCTACTCCGCAATGACCCTACATCTGTGCCTCTCTATCTTCCCTCTGCGCTTCAACTACTCCCTGATGAAACGCTTGCAGTGAATTGTGTGCTTTATCTGCACAGGCTCCTCAAGGACGATTCCCGTGATCTACGCCTCTTCCTCCACAAAATCAAGGCCATGGAACCTAAGGTGGTGACCATCGCCGAGAGAGAAGCCAATCATAATCATCCACTTTTCTTGCAGAGATTCGTGGAGGCCTTGGACCACTACACAGCCGTGTTCGATTCTCTCGAGGCGACGCTGCCACCTACCAGTCGGGAGAGGCTGGCCGTTGAGCGAATATGGTTTGGAAGAGAAATCGTAGACATCGTGTCGGCAGAGGGAGACAACAGAAGGGAACGCCACGAGAGGTTCGAGTCGTGGGAGGTGATGCTGAGAAGCTCCGGCTTCTCAAACGTTCCCCTGAGCCCTTTTGCTCTGTCGCAGGCCAAGCTCCTCCTGAGGCTCCATTATCCTTCTGAAGGTTACCGGCTGCAGATTATCAACGATTCTTTCTTCCTAGGTTGGCAAAATCAAGCTCTTTTCTCCGTTTCTTCATGGCACTAA